One part of the Parambassis ranga chromosome 8, fParRan2.1, whole genome shotgun sequence genome encodes these proteins:
- the LOC114439662 gene encoding nucleolar protein 12-like has translation MKNTKKHHNGAKKGNFKPGFKNRENKCIVTFDDKDRQEYLTGFHKRKVERRKAAVEEIRKKIKEEQMRVREERHKEYMKMLKERTEALEEDEDDLEDLVTSKTESVQYDHPCHTVTVTTISDLDLTGAHLLGPAATQANGESNPEDKEEEEEEKTSAMPKRAGNPIVNKKIRSLTAALNTYTTKRKRKGKQEGRGRQGRPTDKTRPAATERKPRVGKTSKRQRRRRAGNKMHHQD, from the exons atgaaaaacacaaaaaaacaccacaatggAGCCAAAAAGGGGAATTTCAAGCCCGGATTCaagaacagagaaaacaaatgcaTCGTAACGTTTGACgacaaagacagaca GGAATATCTCACAGGTTTCCACAAGCGAAAGGTGGaaagaagaaaagcagctgTGGAGGAAATTCGAAAGAAAATCAAGGAAGAGCAGATGAGAGTCAGAGAAGAG aGGCATAAGGAGTACATGAAGATGCTGAAGGAGAGAACAGAAGCTCTCG aggaggatgaagatgatctGGAAGATTTGGTGACCAGTAAAACAGAGTCTGTGCAGTATGATCACCCCTGCCACACAGTTACCGTGACAACCATCAGTGATCTGGACCTCACGGGAGCTCACCTGCTCGGACCTGCGGCAACTCAG GCAAACGGGGAGAGCAATCCTGAAgacaaggaagaagaagaggaggaaaaaactaGTGCAATGCCAAAAAGAGCCGGAAATCCAATCGTCAATAAAAA GATCCGCTCCCTTACGGCGGCGCTCAACACTTATACCaccaagaggaagaggaaagggaAGCAGGAAGGCCGAGGCCGACAGGGCAGACCAACAGACAAGACAAGACCTGCTGCCACAGAGAGAAAACCCAGAGTGGGGAAGACCAGCAAGAGGCAGAGACGCAGGCGGGCCGGGAACAAGATGCATCACCAGGACTGA